The proteins below are encoded in one region of Cytophagales bacterium:
- a CDS encoding RNA polymerase sigma factor encodes MEQTLDRKELRKCSDEELISLIVDHSRADLFELIYDRYARKIYQKCLSFTKDDSEAMDVAHDIIVKLFTQLTKFSGKSKFSTWVYKVTYNCCVDYQAQKKKKLSISEELALEAGKSEPSDVPDDSELMELSIDTLEELMELLTPAEKSIILMKYQDGMSIKEIAVLTQAGESSVKMKLKRTKAKLIALYEKR; translated from the coding sequence ATGGAGCAGACATTGGACAGAAAAGAACTTAGGAAGTGCTCAGACGAGGAGCTCATAAGCCTGATTGTAGATCACAGTCGGGCTGATTTGTTTGAACTGATCTATGATCGGTATGCACGTAAGATCTATCAGAAGTGCCTGAGCTTTACGAAGGATGATTCAGAGGCGATGGATGTGGCTCATGATATTATCGTGAAGCTTTTTACGCAATTGACGAAATTCAGTGGCAAATCCAAGTTCTCTACCTGGGTGTACAAGGTCACTTACAATTGCTGTGTAGACTACCAGGCACAGAAGAAAAAAAAGTTATCAATATCAGAGGAGTTGGCGCTCGAAGCTGGAAAATCGGAGCCTTCTGATGTTCCGGATGATAGCGAATTGATGGAGTTGAGTATCGATACACTTGAAGAATTGATGGAGCTTTTGACTCCAGCAGAAAAGTCAATCATTCTGATGAAATACCAGGATGGCATGTCCATCAAGGAGATTGCTGTGCTCACTCAGGCTGGTGAGAGCTCCGTGAAAATGAAATTGAAAAGAACAAAAGCAAAGTTGATCGCGCTTTATGAAAAACGATGA
- the mgtE gene encoding magnesium transporter: MIIEKPWEIIKEQLVSPDPEVIKEFLEEMRSEDVAGIISHLEKEERVQLLHVLKPEEAAELIDEIPWQQAVKILEDMDAQETAAILQEMPSDDQADFLAEFETANQNAVLDEWQPDAVEEVKKLIQYDDHSAGGLMITEFLAFDESLTVGEVVKNLSDHAEKYERYNLQYIYVTSHDKFEGVLQMRDLLLRKRSTPLTDIVLRDAITVNDDDNLDELISFFDTHDFYGVPVVNQKRDLLGVVLRKDLREAETEQINYEHLETQGIVGGEELRTLPILTRAKRRLSWLSVNILLNIAAASVIAVYQDTLSAVIALAVFLPIISDMSGCSGNQAVAVSLRELSLGVIKPFELVRVLWQEASVGLINGLVLGTLIGLAAWIWKGNIYLGLVVGGALGINTLIAVSLGGAIPLILKRFNVDPALASGPLLTTITDMLGFFLALTFASTLMPHL, translated from the coding sequence ATGATCATTGAAAAGCCCTGGGAAATCATCAAAGAACAACTTGTATCTCCTGATCCTGAAGTCATCAAGGAATTCCTGGAGGAAATGAGGTCAGAGGATGTTGCAGGAATAATAAGTCATCTGGAAAAAGAGGAACGGGTCCAGCTCCTACATGTCTTGAAACCGGAAGAGGCAGCGGAATTGATCGATGAGATTCCCTGGCAGCAAGCGGTTAAAATCCTGGAAGACATGGATGCTCAGGAAACTGCTGCGATCCTGCAGGAAATGCCCAGTGATGATCAGGCAGACTTTCTTGCGGAGTTTGAGACTGCCAACCAAAATGCTGTCCTGGATGAATGGCAACCAGATGCGGTGGAGGAAGTCAAAAAACTCATTCAGTATGACGATCACTCTGCAGGTGGTTTGATGATCACAGAATTTCTGGCTTTTGATGAATCTCTGACAGTCGGCGAAGTGGTCAAAAACCTGAGTGACCATGCTGAGAAGTATGAACGCTACAACCTGCAATACATTTATGTGACTTCTCACGATAAGTTCGAGGGGGTTTTGCAGATGCGAGATCTCCTGTTGAGAAAACGGAGTACTCCGCTGACTGATATTGTGCTGCGGGATGCGATCACCGTGAATGATGACGATAACCTGGATGAATTGATTAGTTTCTTTGATACCCACGATTTTTATGGAGTGCCTGTTGTCAATCAAAAACGAGACTTGTTGGGAGTGGTCTTACGGAAAGACTTACGTGAGGCAGAAACCGAACAAATCAACTACGAGCATTTGGAAACTCAGGGTATCGTTGGCGGGGAAGAGCTCAGGACGTTGCCAATACTTACGAGAGCCAAACGACGCTTGTCCTGGTTGAGCGTAAACATCTTACTAAACATTGCCGCAGCCAGTGTCATTGCTGTTTATCAGGATACGCTTTCAGCGGTTATTGCTCTGGCGGTGTTTCTGCCCATCATTTCTGATATGAGTGGCTGTTCGGGAAATCAGGCAGTGGCGGTTAGTTTACGTGAATTGTCCCTGGGGGTGATCAAGCCTTTCGAATTGGTCCGCGTACTTTGGCAAGAGGCTTCTGTCGGTCTGATCAATGGTCTGGTACTCGGCACGTTGATTGGATTGGCGGCCTGGATATGGAAGGGAAACATATATCTTGGATTGGTTGTGGGTGGGGCGCTAGGAATCAATACGCTCATTGCCGTATCTCTCGGAGGAGCTATACCATTGATCTTGAAGCGATTTAACGTGGACCCTGCACTGGCATCAGGTCCGTTGCTGACTACCATCACAGACATGCTGGGATTTTTCCTTGCATTGACATTTGCCAGTACGCTCATGCCTCATTTATAA
- a CDS encoding DUF2141 domain-containing protein — protein sequence MITLFINLLLLNPFVTTPEATTLTIRFENIRFHEGHILVGVYKAEDSWSRRTPEREFIISKQDIVDGSLTVTLNDFEPGFYGLAFLDDENGNEIVDMGMVFPKEGFGFSNYYHRSISFPKFKDFTFNFPENRDINVKFRYLKF from the coding sequence ATGATCACCCTATTTATCAATCTGCTGCTGCTCAATCCTTTTGTAACTACGCCAGAAGCAACCACATTGACTATTCGTTTTGAAAACATTCGCTTCCATGAGGGGCATATTCTAGTTGGTGTGTATAAAGCTGAAGACAGCTGGTCGCGACGTACTCCGGAAAGAGAATTTATCATCTCCAAACAGGATATCGTAGACGGATCTCTCACGGTCACACTCAACGATTTTGAACCGGGATTTTATGGCCTGGCCTTTCTCGACGATGAAAATGGTAATGAGATTGTAGACATGGGTATGGTGTTCCCTAAGGAAGGTTTTGGCTTTTCGAATTATTATCATCGCTCGATCTCTTTCCCGAAGTTCAAAGACTTTACTTTCAATTTCCCTGAAAATCGGGACATCAACGTCAAATTTCGATACTTAAAATTCTAA
- a CDS encoding isoaspartyl peptidase/L-asparaginase, whose translation MKPFAIAIHGGAGTVSKTKMTKWKIEAYQQILKRAYTVGYKTLEKGGSSLEAVAEAVLIMEDSSLFNAGKGSVFTNQGEFEMDAAIMDGRKLHAGAVAGVSQVKNPILLADCVMKKSKHVLISGEQALEYAKEQGLTIESKDYFYDEFRYKQWQRALQKDKVELDHDEEKFGTVGAVALDKKGNLAAATSTGGMVNKKYGRIGDSPLIGVGTYANNESCAISCTGHGEYFMRSVVAHDISARMLYQGQTLQQATNEVIMERMPAMGGRGGLIGVDKQGNVVLPFNTKGMYRGFKSYSGEEFVGIFE comes from the coding sequence GTGAAACCATTTGCCATTGCGATTCATGGAGGAGCCGGAACGGTCTCCAAAACCAAAATGACCAAATGGAAAATTGAAGCGTACCAACAGATACTGAAGCGAGCGTATACGGTAGGATATAAGACACTCGAAAAAGGTGGTTCTTCCCTGGAAGCGGTTGCTGAAGCTGTATTGATCATGGAAGACTCTTCTTTGTTCAATGCGGGGAAAGGATCTGTTTTTACCAACCAGGGAGAATTTGAAATGGATGCGGCCATCATGGATGGTCGCAAACTTCATGCGGGTGCCGTAGCTGGTGTTTCGCAAGTCAAGAATCCAATTTTGTTGGCGGATTGTGTGATGAAGAAGTCTAAGCACGTACTGATCAGCGGTGAACAAGCTCTGGAGTATGCCAAAGAACAGGGCCTTACCATTGAATCAAAAGACTACTTCTACGATGAGTTCAGATACAAACAATGGCAACGTGCCTTACAAAAGGACAAAGTAGAATTGGATCACGATGAGGAGAAGTTTGGTACGGTTGGAGCCGTGGCCCTGGACAAAAAAGGAAACCTTGCCGCGGCTACTTCAACCGGAGGGATGGTGAATAAGAAATATGGCAGGATAGGTGATAGTCCTTTGATTGGCGTGGGTACCTATGCCAATAATGAAAGTTGTGCCATTTCCTGCACTGGTCACGGAGAGTATTTCATGCGTTCGGTAGTAGCTCATGACATATCTGCCCGGATGCTATATCAGGGTCAAACCTTGCAGCAAGCTACCAATGAGGTGATCATGGAACGGATGCCTGCCATGGGCGGACGAGGTGGTTTGATTGGAGTGGACAAGCAAGGAAATGTAGTCTTACCATTTAATACCAAAGGCATGTATCGTGGTTTCAAGAGCTATAGCGGAGAAGAGTTCGTTGGGATATTTGAGTGA
- a CDS encoding cupin domain-containing protein encodes MKNSLLFLFLLSSVTAVAQKSEYRVSSYFTEGAKAPNTHYLGEAWLNAILHDEEGLDYNITKATFKANSTLDWHKHSTAQVLIIVEGEAYYQERGNEPLILKEGDIIKCEKDTEHWHASTKSSDVTYLAIYGGGKPTEWTEVLSQEYYDEVAEKLKQ; translated from the coding sequence ATGAAAAATTCACTTCTCTTCCTTTTCCTTTTGAGTTCAGTTACAGCCGTTGCTCAAAAGTCTGAATATCGCGTCTCTTCGTACTTTACAGAGGGTGCAAAAGCGCCAAATACACACTACCTGGGAGAAGCCTGGCTGAATGCAATACTGCACGATGAAGAGGGACTGGACTACAACATCACAAAAGCAACCTTTAAGGCAAACTCCACATTAGACTGGCATAAACATAGTACTGCACAGGTCCTGATCATTGTGGAGGGAGAAGCTTATTATCAGGAGCGTGGAAACGAGCCTTTAATCCTAAAAGAAGGGGATATTATCAAATGTGAGAAAGACACGGAACACTGGCATGCTTCGACCAAGTCTAGTGATGTTACTTATTTGGCAATATATGGTGGGGGAAAGCCTACCGAATGGACCGAAGTATTATCTCAGGAATACTATGACGAAGTGGCTGAAAAATTAAAGCAATAA
- a CDS encoding AraC family transcriptional regulator: MSHILHIKNMVCNRCIEAVEEEFGNAGIPVLSVHLGEVALEQELDASAKSVIKERLAVRGFELLEDKSSQLIERIKQLIIDLIHRQTEHLETNNSTYLERQLGKDYKTLSQLFSSVEGVTIERYTILQRIERAKELLVYDELNSSQIAHELGYSSVQHLSNQFKKVTGMSPSEFKRLRKPLRKPLDEL, encoded by the coding sequence ATGAGCCACATCCTACATATCAAAAACATGGTCTGTAACCGCTGTATTGAGGCGGTCGAAGAGGAATTTGGGAATGCCGGGATTCCTGTGCTGTCTGTTCACCTGGGTGAAGTGGCTTTGGAACAAGAACTGGATGCTAGTGCCAAATCGGTTATCAAGGAACGTCTGGCGGTCAGGGGGTTTGAACTCCTGGAAGATAAGTCGAGCCAGTTGATTGAGCGGATTAAACAACTGATCATTGATTTGATCCATCGTCAAACTGAACATCTGGAAACCAACAACTCTACTTATCTGGAAAGGCAGTTAGGGAAAGATTACAAGACCCTTAGTCAATTGTTCTCCTCTGTGGAAGGTGTGACGATTGAGCGCTACACAATACTCCAAAGGATAGAACGAGCAAAGGAGTTGCTGGTGTATGATGAATTGAACTCCAGTCAGATTGCTCATGAACTTGGTTACAGCAGTGTGCAACACCTCTCCAATCAGTTCAAAAAGGTGACTGGTATGTCTCCCAGTGAGTTTAAGAGACTCAGGAAACCTCTTCGTAAGCCCCTGGACGAGCTTTAA
- a CDS encoding DUF4396 domain-containing protein → MNAITVETDIHCHGCVDAIRPGLDNDNKVSEWCVNLAPEVKTLTAHGEGLSEAHLAKLLNEAGYKVVGQKTPFWMDMPVWKRASFNTLNCLIGCSIGDFGMVFFLQAFYPETPMIWMMVLAIIAGLITSITLETILLKYREHFNWIFALKTAFGMSFISMVAMELAMTGTDFMITGGKAAFNDIWYWLALVPALVVGFITPLPYNYYKLKKYNKACH, encoded by the coding sequence ATGAATGCGATTACAGTAGAAACCGATATACACTGCCATGGTTGTGTGGATGCCATACGCCCTGGCTTAGATAATGATAATAAAGTTTCCGAATGGTGTGTAAACCTGGCCCCGGAAGTAAAGACACTCACCGCACATGGTGAAGGATTGTCAGAAGCTCATTTGGCCAAGTTGTTGAATGAAGCGGGTTACAAAGTCGTGGGACAAAAGACGCCCTTCTGGATGGATATGCCCGTTTGGAAAAGAGCATCCTTTAATACATTGAATTGTCTGATTGGCTGTTCGATTGGTGATTTTGGCATGGTGTTTTTCCTGCAAGCCTTTTATCCTGAAACGCCGATGATCTGGATGATGGTCCTGGCAATCATTGCAGGATTGATCACCTCGATTACGCTTGAAACGATTCTCCTGAAGTATCGGGAACACTTCAATTGGATTTTTGCCCTGAAAACCGCCTTTGGGATGTCTTTCATTTCCATGGTGGCTATGGAACTGGCCATGACCGGAACAGATTTCATGATCACCGGAGGCAAAGCGGCCTTTAACGACATTTGGTATTGGCTGGCGTTGGTCCCTGCTTTGGTAGTGGGTTTCATCACTCCTTTGCCGTACAATTATTACAAGTTGAAAAAGTACAATAAGGCTTGTCACTAA